The Nocardioides panzhihuensis genome has a segment encoding these proteins:
- the rpe gene encoding ribulose-phosphate 3-epimerase — translation MGHIQITPSILNADFAALGAEVARIPSADWIHVDVMDNHFVPNLTFGPTMIEALARSTSVPLDAHLMIENADREAPAYVEAGCGSVTFHVEATKAPVRLAREIRAKGARASMALKPATPIEPYEDMLAELDMVLLMTVEPGFGGQKFLDLVLPKIRRTRAMMDKAGVETWLQVDGGVSLETIDRCAEAGADVFVAGSAVYSAADPDAMISSLREKAVSAVDA, via the coding sequence GTGGGCCACATCCAGATCACTCCGTCCATCCTCAACGCCGACTTCGCCGCCCTCGGGGCCGAGGTGGCCAGGATCCCCAGCGCCGACTGGATCCATGTGGACGTGATGGACAACCACTTCGTGCCCAACCTGACCTTCGGGCCGACGATGATCGAGGCGCTGGCGCGATCCACCTCGGTGCCGCTGGACGCTCACCTGATGATCGAGAACGCCGACCGCGAGGCACCGGCCTACGTCGAGGCCGGCTGCGGCTCGGTGACGTTCCACGTCGAGGCCACCAAGGCGCCGGTTCGGCTGGCTCGGGAGATCCGGGCGAAGGGCGCCCGCGCGTCGATGGCGCTCAAGCCGGCGACCCCGATCGAGCCCTACGAGGACATGCTGGCCGAGCTCGACATGGTGCTGCTGATGACCGTCGAGCCGGGCTTCGGCGGGCAGAAGTTCCTCGACCTGGTGCTGCCCAAGATCCGCCGGACCCGGGCGATGATGGACAAGGCCGGCGTCGAGACCTGGCTGCAGGTCGACGGCGGGGTATCGCTGGAGACGATCGATCGCTGCGCCGAGGCCGGAGCCGACGTCTTCGTGGCCGGCTCCGCCGTCTACTCGGCCGCCGACCCGGACGCGATGATCAGCTCGCTGCGCGAGAAGGCCGTCTCAGCCGTCGACGCCTGA
- a CDS encoding riboflavin synthase, with amino-acid sequence MFTGIVEELGTVAGIEDQGDAVRLTITAETVLSDAELGASIAVNGCCLTVATLGEKEWTADVMLETLKRTSLHAIEVGDQVNLERAVTPSTRLGGHIVQGHVDGVGRVVSREPSEHWEVVTISIDPELARYVVEKGSIAVDGISLTVVSVTEDAFTVSLIPETLARTSLGFRAVGDEVNLETDIIAKHVEKLLGGVRS; translated from the coding sequence ATGTTCACCGGGATTGTTGAGGAGCTCGGCACCGTCGCCGGGATCGAGGACCAGGGCGACGCCGTACGCCTCACCATCACGGCCGAGACGGTGCTGTCGGACGCCGAGCTGGGTGCCTCCATCGCGGTGAACGGCTGCTGCCTGACCGTCGCGACGCTCGGAGAGAAGGAGTGGACCGCCGACGTGATGCTGGAGACGCTCAAGCGCACCAGTCTGCACGCGATCGAGGTCGGTGACCAGGTCAACCTCGAGCGAGCCGTCACCCCGTCCACCCGGCTCGGCGGCCACATCGTCCAGGGCCACGTCGACGGCGTCGGACGCGTCGTCTCCCGCGAGCCCAGCGAGCACTGGGAGGTCGTCACCATCTCCATCGATCCGGAGCTCGCGCGCTATGTCGTCGAGAAGGGCTCGATCGCGGTGGACGGGATCAGCCTCACGGTCGTGTCCGTGACCGAGGACGCGTTCACGGTCAGCCTCATCCCCGAGACCCTGGCGCGTACGTCGCTCGGGTTCCGGGCCGTCGGCGACGAGGTCAACCTCGAGACCGACATCATCGCCAAGCACGTCGAGAAGCTTCTGGGAGGGGTGCGGTCATGA
- a CDS encoding sterol desaturase family protein translates to MPETDATRTQPRFLALLRHHLLAPASSCFLGVLSLATVLCFHFPELLTTPEFRAVYTEDFARTLLLVGLAAAFFAGTIAVLRDQHKRMAFIGVGTATAAVLLGGTDVPFDGQVNDTPFALGLDWFVLALFFSALVFIPLEHAFARRPVPVFRPGWRTDACYFFMSHVLVQFILILVTTSTSLVVSTVKVPGVQEWIGRLPFVLAFALAVFLADLAQAVLHRCYHRIMVLWRFHAVHHSSPELDWLAGSRVHFVETVLTRSIVLLPLLFLGFSTSVVNAYAVLVGIQAVVAHANIGIRFGWLEYLIVLPRYHHWHHARHLDYWDRNYAIHLPVIDMLMGSFKLPRDGSWPEEYGVLKRETVPVGIVAQHVAPFRGQRTFDEYVR, encoded by the coding sequence ATGCCCGAGACCGATGCCACCAGAACGCAGCCGCGCTTCCTCGCCCTGCTGCGTCACCACCTGCTCGCGCCCGCGAGCTCCTGCTTCCTGGGTGTCCTCAGCCTGGCCACGGTGCTCTGCTTCCACTTCCCGGAGCTGCTGACCACCCCTGAGTTCCGCGCCGTCTACACCGAGGACTTCGCGCGTACGCTGCTCCTGGTCGGGCTGGCCGCCGCCTTCTTCGCCGGCACGATCGCGGTGCTGCGCGACCAGCACAAACGGATGGCGTTCATCGGTGTCGGCACGGCGACCGCCGCGGTGCTGCTCGGCGGCACCGATGTCCCCTTCGACGGCCAGGTGAACGACACGCCGTTCGCGCTCGGTCTCGACTGGTTCGTGCTCGCGCTCTTCTTCTCCGCGCTGGTCTTCATCCCCCTCGAGCATGCCTTCGCCCGTCGGCCGGTGCCGGTCTTCCGACCCGGCTGGCGCACCGACGCGTGCTACTTCTTCATGAGCCATGTCCTGGTGCAGTTCATCCTGATCCTGGTCACGACCTCGACGTCGCTGGTCGTCTCGACCGTGAAGGTCCCGGGCGTGCAGGAATGGATCGGTCGTCTGCCGTTCGTGCTGGCCTTCGCGCTGGCGGTCTTCCTCGCCGATCTCGCCCAGGCGGTGCTGCACCGCTGCTATCACCGGATCATGGTGCTGTGGCGCTTCCACGCGGTGCACCACTCCAGCCCCGAGCTCGACTGGCTGGCCGGCTCCCGCGTGCACTTCGTCGAGACCGTGCTGACCCGCAGCATCGTGCTGCTCCCGCTGCTCTTCCTCGGCTTCTCGACCTCCGTCGTCAACGCGTACGCCGTGCTGGTCGGCATCCAGGCGGTCGTCGCCCACGCCAACATCGGCATCCGGTTCGGCTGGCTCGAGTACCTGATCGTCCTGCCCCGCTACCACCACTGGCACCACGCCCGGCACCTCGACTACTGGGACCGCAACTACGCCATCCACCTGCCGGTGATCGACATGCTGATGGGCTCCTTCAAGCTGCCCCGCGACGGCAGCTGGCCCGAGGAGTACGGGGTCCTCAAGCGTGAGACCGTCCCGGTCGGGATCGTCGCCCAGCACGTCGCCCCATTCCGTGGTCAGCGGACCTTCGACGAGTATGTCCGCTGA
- the ribD gene encoding bifunctional diaminohydroxyphosphoribosylaminopyrimidine deaminase/5-amino-6-(5-phosphoribosylamino)uracil reductase RibD — MDQRDQESAAMRRALELAAAIGAPGPATYPNPRVGCVLLSPDGSTVAEGFHRGPGTPHAEVDALARAGDAARGATAVVTLEPCNHTGRTGPCAQALIDAGVARVVYAQSDPNPVAAGGAATLKQAGIEVEQGLYAPESRALNLVWTRAAELQRPYVTWKFATTLDGRSAAADGTSRWVSSRAARLDTHRLRALSDTMLVGTNTVAVDDPALTVRDAGDRPLGVQPLRVVMGERDLPEDRRIFDDQAPSLHLRTRDPRSALATLWQRERRHVFLEGGPTLAAAFLEAGLVDEIVVYVAPFLLGAGRSAVADLGITTISDAYRPRVRSVDVLAPAAEGEEPNVRFILEPHSLLEPQKGEQ, encoded by the coding sequence TTGGACCAGCGTGACCAGGAGTCGGCGGCGATGCGTCGCGCCCTGGAGCTGGCCGCTGCGATCGGCGCCCCGGGGCCGGCCACCTATCCGAACCCGCGGGTGGGCTGCGTACTCCTGAGCCCTGACGGGTCGACGGTCGCCGAGGGGTTCCATCGTGGCCCCGGCACCCCGCACGCCGAGGTCGACGCTCTTGCCAGGGCCGGAGACGCGGCGCGCGGTGCGACCGCTGTCGTGACGCTCGAGCCGTGCAACCACACCGGCCGCACCGGCCCGTGCGCGCAGGCGCTGATCGACGCCGGCGTCGCCCGCGTCGTCTACGCCCAGTCCGACCCCAACCCGGTCGCCGCGGGCGGCGCCGCGACGCTGAAGCAGGCCGGCATCGAGGTCGAGCAGGGCCTCTACGCGCCAGAGTCCCGTGCGCTCAACCTGGTCTGGACGCGGGCAGCGGAGCTGCAGCGTCCCTACGTCACCTGGAAGTTCGCGACCACGCTCGACGGCCGCAGCGCCGCAGCCGACGGCACCTCGCGCTGGGTCTCCTCGCGCGCCGCGCGGCTCGACACCCACAGGCTTCGGGCGCTGAGCGACACGATGCTGGTCGGGACGAACACGGTCGCGGTCGACGACCCCGCACTGACGGTCCGTGACGCGGGGGACCGGCCGCTCGGCGTACAGCCGCTGCGGGTCGTCATGGGGGAGCGCGACCTTCCCGAGGACCGCCGGATCTTCGACGACCAGGCGCCGTCGCTGCATCTGCGCACCCGCGACCCGCGCTCGGCGCTGGCCACGCTGTGGCAGCGCGAGCGCCGCCATGTCTTCCTCGAGGGCGGGCCGACCCTGGCCGCGGCGTTCCTGGAGGCGGGACTGGTCGACGAGATCGTCGTCTACGTCGCCCCGTTCCTGCTCGGCGCCGGCCGCTCGGCGGTCGCCGACCTCGGGATCACCACCATCTCGGACGCCTACCGGCCGCGAGTGCGCTCGGTCGACGTCCTCGCTCCCGCTGCCGAAGGCGAGGAGCCCAACGTGCGCTTCATCTTGGAACCGCACAGCTTGTTGGAACCACAGAAAGGGGAGCAGTGA
- a CDS encoding HAD family hydrolase translates to MKPAAVLLDMDGTLVDTEPYWIATEYAIAERFGATWSEAQAMELVGNALVESARLIKVGMGLPHEPEEIVEMLLDGVVERVEREVPWRPGARELLSDLVEQGVPCALVTMSYARFVGPILEQLPEGTFKVIVTGDMVRNGKPHPEPYLTAAAALGVAAEDTVAVEDSNTGARSAEAAGCTVLVIENHVPVAPGERRIFRDTLEGMTYADLAAL, encoded by the coding sequence ATGAAGCCTGCGGCTGTTCTCCTGGACATGGACGGCACTCTGGTCGACACCGAGCCCTACTGGATCGCGACGGAGTATGCGATCGCGGAGCGCTTCGGGGCGACCTGGTCCGAGGCGCAGGCGATGGAGCTGGTCGGCAACGCGCTGGTCGAGTCGGCGCGGCTGATCAAGGTGGGCATGGGCCTTCCCCATGAGCCGGAGGAGATCGTCGAGATGCTCCTCGACGGCGTGGTCGAGCGCGTCGAGCGCGAGGTCCCGTGGCGGCCCGGGGCGCGCGAGCTGCTCAGCGACCTGGTCGAGCAGGGCGTGCCGTGCGCGCTGGTGACGATGTCGTACGCCCGCTTCGTCGGTCCCATCCTCGAGCAGCTGCCCGAGGGCACCTTCAAGGTCATCGTCACCGGCGACATGGTGCGCAACGGCAAGCCCCATCCGGAGCCCTACCTCACCGCGGCCGCCGCCCTCGGGGTCGCGGCCGAGGACACCGTCGCGGTGGAGGACTCCAACACCGGCGCCCGCTCCGCCGAGGCCGCCGGCTGCACGGTCCTGGTCATCGAGAACCACGTCCCCGTCGCGCCCGGCGAGCGCCGGATCTTCCGCGACACGCTCGAGGGAATGACGTACGCCGACCTAGCTGCCCTCTGA